ATGAAGGCGGGGGCCCGCGCGGCCCGCCGTTTGAATCCCGTGAACCGCGCGCGTGGCGGGGCGAGGTGACGAACCGATGGCCAAGATCCTTCTGGTCGACGACGAGCGGAGCCTCCTGACGGTCATCAAGGCCGCCCTGGAGCGCGACGGGCACGAGGTCATCGCCACCTCGGAGCCGGAGGAGGCGCTCCGCGTCATCGGTGAAGACGGGCTCGACGCCGTCGTCACCGACCTGAAGATGTCCCCGATCGGCGGCATCGAGATCCTGAAGGAGGCCAAGGCCCGCGACCGGGACCTGGTGGTCATCATGATCACCGCCTTCGGCTCGGTGGAGACCGCCGTCGAGGCGATGAAGCAGGGCGCCCACGACTACCTCATCAAGCCGCTCCACCTGGAGGCGCTGCGGCTGTCGCTCAGGCGCGCCCTCGCGCACCGCGCCCTCGTGCGGGAGAACGTCACCCTGAAGCGCGAGCTCGCGGAGATCTACCGCTTCGACAACATCGTCGGCTCGAGCGAGGCGATCCAGAAGGTGTTCCGCAAGATGGAGAAGGTGGCGGACACCGATAGCACGGTCCTGATCTACGGCGAGAGCGGCACCGGCAAGGAGCTTGTCGCGCGCGCCCTCCACTTCAACAGCGCCCGCCGCGACAGGCCGTTCGTCGCGGTGAGCTGCGGCGCGCTCCCGGAGTCGCTCCTGGAGTCGGAGCTCTTCGGGCACGTGAAGGGGGCGTTCACGGGGGCGGTCGCCTCCAAGGACGGGCTCTTCAAGGCGGCCGACGGCGGCACCATCTTCCTCGACGAGATCGGCGCGACCAGCCCCGCGATCCAGTCGAGCCTCCTTCGCGTCCTGCAGGAGCGCGAGGTCAAGCCCGTGGGCGCGACGAGGAACATCAAGGTCGACGTCCGGGTGATCGCCGCCTCGAACGAGCGGCTCGAGGAGATGATCGAACGGGGGGCGTTCCGCGAGGATCTGTACTACCGCCTCAGCGTGATCCCGATCGACCTGCCGCCGCTGCGGGAGCGCAAGGAGGACATCCCGCTCCTGGTGGAGCATTTCATACGGAAGGCGGTCGCGAAGCGCGAGGGGGGTCTCGCGATCAAGATGAGCAGCGAGGTGCTGAAGCTCCTCACCGCCTACGACTGGCCCGGCAACGTCAGGGAACTGGAGAACGCCATCGAGCGGATCGCGGCGTTGAGCGACGGCGGCCTCGTGATGCGCGAGCATCTCCCCGAGAAGATCGCGATGGCCGGCGACGATTTCGAGAACGCCGAGACGAGAAACCTGAAGGCGTTCGTCCAGGAGAAGGAGCGGACGCACATCCGCAGGGTGCTCGAGGAGACCGGCGGCGACAAGAAGGCCGCGGCGAAACTGATGGGAATAGATCTCGCCACGCTCTACCGGAAGATAGACCGCCTGCGCGCAAACGGAAACGAAACGAGACGCGAGAAGGAAGCGAATGATTCCTGACGATGAACTGGTATTTTGCGATTTTGCGAATTCAGCACATCAGTTTTCGCATCTATGCGGAATCCGGGGCGGATGGAATGAGAATTAACCTCGATTCGGATCCTAACTAGTTGCGCTGCAGTGCAATGATGCATATGACATTATATATTTCAGATGGAACGGATATTGCTTATCCAGGAAGTCGAACAGAGGAAACCTTCTGAAAGGAGGTGCGGTGAGATGAGAAAGAGCGGGTTTACACTGGTGGAGATCATGATCGTAGTCGCGATCATCGGTCTCCTCGCTGCCATCGCCATCCCGAACTTCATTCGGGCGCGCGAGCAGACGCAGAAGAACTCCTGCCTCAACAACCTGCGCCAGTTCGACTCGGCGGTGCAGCAGTACGCGCTCGAGGCGGGTCTGGGGACCGGCGTCGACGTGACTGCGGCTCTCGACCCCTACCTCACGAACCTGACGACGTCTTCCGCTTGTCCGGGCGGCGGCACCTACACGATCGGCGCCACGGGGACCGCGTCGAGCTGCAGCACGCACGGGTCGGTGTCCACGTTCAACGAGTGAGGCCGCGCAGCGCGTAACGCAACAAGGAACGGGGCGGTATCCGGACGGATGCCGCCCCGTTTCGTTGTCTATGCGCCTGCGCAACCGCCGCCCTTGCGCGCGTCTGTCGTGCCTGCCGGCGCCGCCTCGGCCGCTGCAGGACCCGGACGGCGTCGCGCGGGCGCCCTCGCCGCATAGGCTCAGTTCGCGTTCCGCATGAGTCGATGCGCCCTTTGCACCGCCGGCCCGAAGTCGGGGCGGCTCCTCGCGATGCCGCGATACGCCTCGAACGCCTCGCGCGTTTTACCCTGCCTCTCGCAGCAGACCGCGAGCAGCATCTGCGCCTCGAATGAGGAGGGATCGACGGCGAGCGCTTCGCGGACGGCGCGCTCGGCGCGTTCCGGTTCGCCCGCGGCCAACAACGCCGAGGCGAGCTTGACGCCGAGCGCGGGATCCCTCGGCGCCGCCTCGACCGCCGCGGACAGTTCCCGGACGGCGTCGCGCGGCCGCCCCTCCTCGAGGGCGAGAAGGCCGGACACGGCGCGCACCTCCGGCGAGCCGGGCGCGAGGCGCGCCGCCTCCTCGATCTCCGCCCGCGCGTCGTCGGGGCGGTGCATCCAGAGGTAGGTGTGCGCGAGGTTGAGACGGGCGAGGAGCGAGCGCGGGTTGCGCGCGGCGACGTTTCGCAGGATCCGCTCGCTCTCCTCGTACCTCCCCTCGGCCGCGCGGATGAGCCCCAGGTTGATCTGCATCCGTTCGCTGTACGAACTGCGCGAGATTGTTTCGGAGTAGAAGGTGGCTGCGTCCCGCCAGTAGTCGTTGTGCAGGCGGGCGAGGGCGGAGAGGAGCAGGAGCGTCGCGACGCCCCCGGCGCGCCAGGCCGTCTGCGCGGCGGTTCCGTCGCCGGCCCGCCCGCTGTCCCCGTTCCCCGGCTGTGCGTCTCCTTCACATTGCGCGGATTCATCCGCTTGATGAGGAGGCGAGTTGCGAAGCCGTCGGCGCGCCATGCCGCCGAGAAGGGAGCCCCACGCGTAAGCGATCGCGGCCGAGAGGCCGGCGAGCGGGAGGTAGAGAAACTGCTCCCCGATGAAGATCGCCCGGTCCGCGTACGCGGGGTAGAGCGGGAGGAGGTTGCCGGCGGGGAGGAGGGCGGCGAGCGCCCAGCACAAGAGCAGCGGGACGGGCGAGGCCCCCCGGCGGAGCAGCGCCCGCGCGACGACGAGCGCGGCGAGCAGCACGGCGGCGGCGGGGATGAGGGTCGCGGGCGTCACGGCCGGGGGAACGGGAAGGAACCGCTCCATATGGAGGCCGACGGGGAAGAAGATAAGGGCCGCGTACACGAAGATGCTCTTGGCGGCGGCGAGCAGGATGGGGAGGGAGGGGGGCGCGGCGGCGGGAGGGGGGAGGCCGGCGAGGCGCCGGCAAACCAGCACGAGACAGAGCGCGGCGGCGGACGCGCCGGCGAGGCGCAGGATCACGCCGCGCCTCCCGGGCGCCGGAGGGGCGCCTTTTCCGTCACGGGACGGAGCGGAGAGGGCCCCGGTCAGGAGGAGCAACAGGGGGGCGGCGAATGCGGACTCCTTCGACATCGCGGCGAGCGCCGTGCAGAGTCCCACGGCGCAGGCGGTCGCCGCTTCCCCCGCGCCGGAGGGGGCGGGCAGGGCGAGCCGCCGCGCGAGGAGGATGCAGCCGAGGAGGACGAAGAGGGCCGCGAGCAGGTCGGTCCGCCCGGAGATGTACGCCGCCGCGTTCGTCTGGAGCGGGTGGCAGGCGAAGAGGATCGCCGCGGGGAATGCGGCGGGCCGCGTGCGGGGAATGAGGCGGAACAGGAGGAGGACCAGCGCCGCGTTGAGCGCGTGCAGCCACACGTTCGTCAGGTGATAGCCGACGGGGGCAAGACCCCAGAGCGCGTGGTCGAGCGACAGGGTGACCAGCACCACGGGTCTCCAGTATGCGTTGACCGGACCGGTCCCGCCCCGCCGCCCGCCTCCCAGGAACTCCGAGGCAAAGTGCAGGGGGATGGAGCGGAGCCGGTGCGTGTTGACGTTGCGAATGATGAGGTGCGGATCGTCCCAGACGAAGCCGTGCCCCATCGTATTGGCGTAGATTGCCCCCACGAGGAGCGCCACGATGAGATACCGCCCCCGGAGAACGGAGCGCGCGCGCCGCATCTTCTCCTCCTCCCGAGGAGATACTGTACCACACGCGCGGCGGGCCCGGCGACTGCGGCCGTTCCCCGGCGCGCCGCGACCCGGGCCATCCGGACCATCCGGTTGACATCCTCAATCGGGCCGAGTACACTAGCGACAAGGTCGGTGCGCGTGTGCGCGTGCCCGCGATCCAGGCGCGAGGCGGCCGGGAGAGGGCGGATGCTTTCACATCTGCTTCCGAGGACGAGGCGAAAAGCCGGTCACGCCATCGGCCTCGACATCGGCTTCTCCTCGATCAAGCTGGTCGCCGTCAGCGGCGGCCCCGGGGCCTGGGCCCTGCGCGACAGCGCCATCGTCCCCCTCGAGCGCGACTCCGAGAACCCGATCCCCGTCAGCGCGGTCAGGAAGGCCCTCTCCGACGCGGTCGCGAGGCCCGGCCTCGACCTCTCCGACCTCCGCGTATCCGTTTCCGGCAAGGGGGTCATCGTCCGGCTCACGGAGATGCCGAGGATGACCCCCCTCGACCTCAAGTCCAGCATCAAGTACGAGGCGGAGATGCTCCTCCCGTTCAGTCTCGACGACTGCGTCTTCGACTGCCCCATCCTCGACCCCGAGGCGAAGGACCGCCCCAAGATGAAGGTCGCGCTCGCCGCGGCGAGGAAGA
This window of the Chlamydiota bacterium genome carries:
- a CDS encoding tetratricopeptide repeat protein, which encodes MRRARSVLRGRYLIVALLVGAIYANTMGHGFVWDDPHLIIRNVNTHRLRSIPLHFASEFLGGGRRGGTGPVNAYWRPVVLVTLSLDHALWGLAPVGYHLTNVWLHALNAALVLLLFRLIPRTRPAAFPAAILFACHPLQTNAAAYISGRTDLLAALFVLLGCILLARRLALPAPSGAGEAATACAVGLCTALAAMSKESAFAAPLLLLLTGALSAPSRDGKGAPPAPGRRGVILRLAGASAAALCLVLVCRRLAGLPPPAAAPPSLPILLAAAKSIFVYAALIFFPVGLHMERFLPVPPAVTPATLIPAAAVLLAALVVARALLRRGASPVPLLLCWALAALLPAGNLLPLYPAYADRAIFIGEQFLYLPLAGLSAAIAYAWGSLLGGMARRRLRNSPPHQADESAQCEGDAQPGNGDSGRAGDGTAAQTAWRAGGVATLLLLSALARLHNDYWRDAATFYSETISRSSYSERMQINLGLIRAAEGRYEESERILRNVAARNPRSLLARLNLAHTYLWMHRPDDARAEIEEAARLAPGSPEVRAVSGLLALEEGRPRDAVRELSAAVEAAPRDPALGVKLASALLAAGEPERAERAVREALAVDPSSFEAQMLLAVCCERQGKTREAFEAYRGIARSRPDFGPAVQRAHRLMRNAN
- a CDS encoding sigma-54-dependent Fis family transcriptional regulator: MAKILLVDDERSLLTVIKAALERDGHEVIATSEPEEALRVIGEDGLDAVVTDLKMSPIGGIEILKEAKARDRDLVVIMITAFGSVETAVEAMKQGAHDYLIKPLHLEALRLSLRRALAHRALVRENVTLKRELAEIYRFDNIVGSSEAIQKVFRKMEKVADTDSTVLIYGESGTGKELVARALHFNSARRDRPFVAVSCGALPESLLESELFGHVKGAFTGAVASKDGLFKAADGGTIFLDEIGATSPAIQSSLLRVLQEREVKPVGATRNIKVDVRVIAASNERLEEMIERGAFREDLYYRLSVIPIDLPPLRERKEDIPLLVEHFIRKAVAKREGGLAIKMSSEVLKLLTAYDWPGNVRELENAIERIAALSDGGLVMREHLPEKIAMAGDDFENAETRNLKAFVQEKERTHIRRVLEETGGDKKAAAKLMGIDLATLYRKIDRLRANGNETRREKEANDS
- a CDS encoding type II secretion system protein gives rise to the protein MRKSGFTLVEIMIVVAIIGLLAAIAIPNFIRAREQTQKNSCLNNLRQFDSAVQQYALEAGLGTGVDVTAALDPYLTNLTTSSACPGGGTYTIGATGTASSCSTHGSVSTFNE